One genomic segment of Ricinus communis isolate WT05 ecotype wild-type chromosome 3, ASM1957865v1, whole genome shotgun sequence includes these proteins:
- the LOC8273211 gene encoding pentatricopeptide repeat-containing protein At4g02750 gives MRERCQWRQLHSSCRRTQKIQQSVKGTNRTPYPSKKELTQKFKQSKNESEKTTDSDIVNWNMAITTHMRNGQCHSALQVFNTMPRRSTVTYNAMISGYLSNGRFDLAREMFDKMPERDLFTWNVMLSGYVRNKNLTDARGLFERMPRRDVVSWNAMLSGYAQNGFIAEAREIFDEMPVKNSISWNGLLAAYVQNGRIEDARRLFESKMDWDVVSWNCLMGGFVKKKRLVDARRVFDRIPVRDEVSWNTMITGYAQNGELEEARKLFEESPTQDVFTWTAMVSGYVQNGMVDEARSIFDKMPEKNSVSWNAMIAGYVQCKRMDMAKELFEAMPFRNISSWNTMITGYAQSGNVPHARNLFDRMPQRDSISWSAMIAGYVQNGCNEEAVHLYVEMKRDGESLNRSSFTSVLTACADIAALDLGKQFHGWLVKVGYQTGCYVGNALLAMYCKCGSIDEADDAFHEITDKDLISWNTMIYGYARHGFGKEALIVFESMKTVGVKPDEATMVSVLSACGHSGLVEKGTEYFYSMSQEYGIIANSVHYTCMVDLLGRAGRLEEAQNLIRNMPFEPDAATWGALLGASRIHGNTELGEKAAEIIFKMEPDNTGMYVLLSNLYAASGRWLDVSKMRLKMRNEGVKKVPGYSWLEVQNKIHTFTVGDCLHPERDKIYAFLEEMYLKMKHEGYLSSTKMVLHDVEEEEKEHMLKYHSEKLAVAYGILSVPAGRPIRVIKNLRVCEDCHSAIKYISKIVGRLIILRDNNRFHHFKGGLCSCGDYW, from the exons ATGCGCGAGAGATGCCAATGGAGGCAGCTTCACAGCAGCTGCAGAAGGACACAGAAGATCCAACAATCAGTTAAAGGCACAAACCGAACTCCTTACCcatcaaagaaagaattaacCCAAAAATTCAAACAATCTAAGAACGAATCAGAAAAAACCACCGACTCAGACATAGTGAACTGGAACATGGCAATCACCACCCACATGCGCAATGGCCAATGTCACTCTGCCCTTCAAGTGTTTAACACTATGCCCCGTCGGAGCACAGTTACGTATAATGCAATGATTTCTGGGTACCTGTCGAATGGCAGATTTGATCTTGCAAGAGAAATGTTCGATAAAATGCCtgaaagagatttgtttactTGGAATGTGATGCTTAGTGGGTATGTTAGGAATAAGAATCTTACTGATGCTCGTGGATTGTTTGAGAGAATGCCTAGAAGGGATGTTGTTTCTTGGAATGCAATGCTATCTGGGTATGCGCAGAATGGGTTTATTGCTGAGGCAAGAGAGATTTTTGATGAAATGCCGGTTAAGAATTCCATTTCGTGGAACGGTTTGCTTGCAGCATATGTACAAAACGGGAGAATAGAGGATGCAAGGAGGTTGTTTGAATCGAAGATGGATTGGGACGTTGTTTCTTGGAATTGTTTGATGGGTGGGTttgtgaagaagaagaggttAGTGGATGCGAGGAGGGTTTTCGATAGGATCCCTGTGAGAGATGAGGTTTCATGGAATACTATGATTACAGGTTATGCACAGAATGGAGAGTTAGAGGAGGCAAGGAAATTGTTTGAGGAGTCTCCAACTCAGGATGTATTTACATGGACAGCGATGGTGTCTGGATATGTGCAGAATGGGATGGTGGATGAAGCTAGAAGTATTTTTGATAAGATGCCTGAAAAGAATTCAGTGTCATGGAATGCAATGATTGCTGGTTATGTACAATGTAAGAGGATGGACATGGCAAAAGAGTTATTTGAGGCAATGCCTTTTAGAAATATTAGTTCATGGAATACAATGATAACAGGATATGCTCAGAGTGGAAATGTTCCCCATGCCAGGAATTTATTTGACAGGATGCCTCAGCGTGACTCAATCTCTTGGTCGGCCATGATTGCTGGCTATGTGCAAAATGGTTGTAATGAAGAGGCTGTACATCTTTATGTggaaatgaaaagagatggGGAAAGTTTGAATAGGTCCTCATTTACCTCTGTTCTAACTGCATGTGCCGATATTGCAGCTCTGGATTTGGGTAAGCAATTTCATGGATGGCTGGTTAAGGTTGGATACCAGACTGGATGTTATGTGGGGAATGCTCTTCTTGCAATGTATTGCAAGTGCGGGAGCATAGATGAAGCAGATGATGCATTTCACGAAATAACAGATAAGGATTTAATCTCATGGAATACCATGATCTATGGTTATGCAAGGCATGGATTTGGTAAAGAGGCTCTGATAGTTTTTGAGTCAATGAAGACAGTGGGTGTTAAGCCTGATGAAGCCACTATG GTTAGTGTTCTGTCTGCTTGTGGTCATAGTGGCTTAGTTGAGAAGGGAACTGAATACTTTTACTCAATGAGTCAAGAATATGGTATAATAGCAAACTCAGTTCATTATACTTGCATGGTTGATCTTCTTGGTCGGGCTGGACGCTTGGAAGAGGCTCAGAATTTAATCAGAAACATGCCTTTTGAACCAGATGCTGCAACTTGGGGTGCTTTACTTGGTGCAAGCAGGATTCATGGCAATACTGAATTAGGTGAAAAGGCTGCTGAGATCATTTTCAAGATGGAGCCTGATAACACAGGGATGTATGTTCTTCTCTCAAACTTATATGCAGCTTCAGGAAGATGGCTTGATGTTAGTAAGATGAGATTGAAAATGAGGAATGAAGGTGTGAAGAAGGTACCTGGGTATAGTTGGCTTGAAGTgcaaaacaaaattcatacATTTACAGTTGGGGATTGCTTACACCCAGAGAGGGATAAAATATATGCATTTCTAGAAGAGATGTATTTGAAAATGAAGCATGAGGGGTATTTATCCTCTACAAAAATGGTTTTACATGATGTAGAAGAGGAGGAAAAAGAGCACATGCTCAAGTACCACAGCGAGAAATTGGCTGTTGCATATGGCATTCTGTCCGTACCAGCTGGGAGACCTATTCGTGTGATTAAAAACTTGCGTGTATGTGAAGACTGTCACAGTGCCATTAAATACATCTCCAAGATTGTGGGAAGGTTGATTATTTTAAGAGATAATAATCGCTTTCACCACTTCAAAGGTGGTTTGTGTTCTTGTGGGGATTATTGGTGA